A single window of Zea mays cultivar B73 chromosome 10, Zm-B73-REFERENCE-NAM-5.0, whole genome shotgun sequence DNA harbors:
- the LOC100279244 gene encoding tRNA-dihydrouridine(47) synthase [NAD(P)(+)]-like: MAATTPATDPPDALLAVTADAPTPARPTPAELVARAVAPVKPAFLCPPPVREAPKEEGKAAGGGAVVKVEKKSKRQLKRERQQEQKSTSHLCIEVGKSGNVDSCKYGTSCHFSHDINAYLSQKPADLEGTCPFTALGHLCPYGLTCRFLSTHKDNLAPQNHPEGNCERNPLSKEIQKLLWKSKYKFPKASAQIKLLGLKDGNKNKAEAVNDDNPDETCNLNGDDKTLLSSIPENVEPDPTLCKEIDNSGGEPLVVDSVESVEPRASKKSKVEVDETRDNEIKGPTTGIHDNEAESEVNSISGVKVSSNNQSSCKVDLITIPHLREKKIIDFREKLYLAPLTTVGNLPFRRLCKTLGADVTCGEMAMCTNLLQGQASEWALLRRHPSEDLFGVQICGPYPDTVARTVELVDNECSVDFIDINMGCPIDIVVNKGAGSSLLTKPMRIRSIVQAASTVTEKPLTVKVRTAFFEGRNRADSLVSDIYNWGASAITIHGRSRQQRYSKLADWDYIYQCAQKAPDYLHVIGNGDVFSFTDWNKHVSDCSKISTCMIARGALIKPWLFTEIKEQRHWDITSGERLNILKDFVRFGLEHWGSDFKGVETTRHFLLEWLSYTCRYIPVGLLDVIPQRLNWRPPSYYGRDDLETLMVSDSAADWIRISEMLLGKVPEGFTFAPKHKSNAYDRAENG; this comes from the exons ATGGCTGCGACCACGCCGGCCACCGACCCGCCGGATGCCTTGCTTGCAGTAACAGCTGATGCTCCCACTCCTGCTCGTCCCACCCCGGCGGAGCTGGTAGCCCGCGCCGTCGCCCCCGTCAAGCCCGCCTTCCTCTGCCCGCCTCCCGTCCGTGAGGCACCCAAGGAGGAGGGTAAAGCCGCCGGCGGCGGGGCCGTCGTAAAGGTGGAGAAGAAGTCCAAGCGCCAGCTCAAGCGCGAGCGGCAGCAG GAACAAAAATCTACTTCTCACCTTTGTATCGAAGTAGGGAAAAGTGGAAATGTGGACTCATGCAAATATGGTACTTCTTGTCATTTCAGCCATGACATAAATGCTTATTTGTCTCAG AAACCAGCTGACCTTGAAGGCACATGCCCATTTACTGCACTGGGACATTTGTGTCCATATGGACTAACTTGTCGATTCCTTAGTACACATAAGGATAACCTTGCTCCTCAAAATCATCCAGAGGGAAATTGTGAGAGAAATCCTTTGAGCAAAGAAATTCAAAAGCTCTTATGGAAGAGCAAATATAAATTTCCCAAGGCCAGTGCCCAGATCAAACTTCTTGGTCTTAAG GATGGAAACAAGAATAAAGCAGAAGCAGTAAATGATGATAATCCAGATGAAACATGTAACCTAAATGGTGATGACAAAACACTTCTTTCTAGCATTCCTGAAAATGTTGAACCTGATCCCACGTTGTGCAAAGAAATAGATAATTCAGGGGGAGAACCTTTAGTTGTTGACTCAGTTGAATCTGTGGAGCCAAGGGCATCAAAGAAATCAAAGGTTGAAGTTGATGAAACTCGGGATAATGAAATCAAAGGTCCTACCACTG GTATTCATGACAATGAGGCTGAATCTGAAGTTAATTCAATCAGTGGAGTAAAAGTTTCCTCAAATAACCAAAGTTCCTGCAAAGTTGATCTGATCACGATACCTCATTTACGTGAAAAGAAAATTATAGATTTTCGAGAGAAGCTGTACCTTGCTCCCTTAACCACTGTTGGTAATCTTCCTTTTCGGAGGCTCTGTAAAACCTTGGGAGCTGATGTTACTTGTGGAGAAATGGCTATGTGCACAAATCTTTTGCAG GGGCAAGCTTCAGAGTGGGCTTTGCTGCGACGGCATCCATCAGAGGATTTGTTTGGGGTGCAAATTTGTGGACCGTATCCAGATACTGTAGCACGAACAGTTGAACTTGTGGATAACGAATGTTCAGTTGATTTCATAGACATAAATATGGGCTGCCCAATTGATATAGTTGTCAACAAGGGTGCTGGATCATCATTGCTCACAAAGCCTATGAGGATTAGGAGTATTGTTCAAGCGGCATCAACTGTTACTGAAAAACCGTTAACTGTTAAG GTAAGGACAGCTTTCTTTGAGGGCAGGAATCGTGCTGATTCTTTAGTTTCAGATATCTACAACTGGGGTGCTTCAGCTATAACAATACATGGTCGATCACGGCAACAACGCTACAGCAAACTTGCTGATTGGGACTATATCTACCAGTGTGCACAGAAGGCTCCTGACTATTTGCATGTTATTGGAAATGGCGATGTATTCTCCTTTACTGACTGGAACAAGCATGTTTCAGACTGCTCCAAAATTTCCACTTGCATGATTGCTAGAGGTGCACTTATCAAG CCTTGGTTATTTACTGAGATAAAAGAACAAAGGCACTGGGATATCACATCTGGCGAGAGATTAAATATTCTTAAAGATTTTGTGCGTTTTGGTCTGGAACATTGGGGCTCCGATTTCAAAG GAGTTGAGACAACACGCCATTTCCTCCTAGAATGGCTTAGTTACACCTGCCGCTACATTCCGGTGGGTCTGCTGGATGTGATTCCACAACGATTGAACTGGAGGCCTCCAAGCTACTATGGGCGTGATGACCTCGAAACCCTGATGGTCTCAGATTCAGCAGCTGACTGG ATAAGGATCTCAGAGATGTTGCTTGGCAAAGTTCCAGAAGGGTTTACCTTCGCACCGAAGCACAAGTCCAATGCCTATGACCGAGCAGAAAACGGTTAA